From Moritella sp. Urea-trap-13, the proteins below share one genomic window:
- the hemB gene encoding porphobilinogen synthase, which yields MSKTILGGFPNRRPRRNRKNDFSRRLVAEHQLTVNDLIYPMFVLEGNGRREAIASMPGVERLSIDLLLEEAAELVALGIPMIAIFPVTPLDQKSLLAEEAYNANGLAQKAVRALKASFPELGVMTDVALDPFTTHGQDGIIDDTGYILNDITTDILVKQALSHADAGADVIAPSDMMDGRIGAIRAALEEAGHVNTQIMAYSAKYASNYYGPFRDAVGSASNLKGGSKVTYQMDPANSDEALHEVAMDIEEGADMVMVKPGMPYLDIVRRVKDEFGVPTFAYQVSGEYAMHMAAIQNGWLKEQECVLESLLCFKRAGADGILTYFAKRVAIWLKENKA from the coding sequence GTGAGTAAAACTATTCTAGGTGGCTTCCCAAATCGCCGCCCTCGTCGTAATCGTAAAAATGATTTTTCGCGTCGTTTAGTGGCTGAGCATCAACTAACTGTTAATGATCTTATCTATCCTATGTTTGTTCTGGAAGGTAATGGCCGTCGTGAAGCGATTGCATCGATGCCTGGTGTTGAGCGCTTATCGATTGATTTGTTACTTGAAGAAGCTGCTGAGCTTGTTGCATTAGGCATTCCGATGATAGCTATCTTCCCAGTAACGCCGTTAGATCAAAAAAGTTTATTAGCTGAAGAAGCATATAACGCCAATGGTTTAGCACAAAAAGCAGTGCGGGCATTAAAAGCATCGTTTCCTGAACTCGGAGTGATGACTGATGTGGCGTTAGATCCGTTTACGACACATGGCCAAGACGGCATTATCGATGATACGGGTTATATCCTTAATGACATTACCACTGATATCTTAGTTAAACAGGCTCTTTCTCACGCAGACGCTGGCGCTGATGTTATCGCACCCTCAGACATGATGGATGGTCGTATTGGCGCTATTCGTGCCGCGCTAGAAGAAGCCGGGCATGTGAATACCCAAATCATGGCTTACTCGGCAAAATATGCATCAAACTATTATGGTCCTTTCCGTGATGCGGTCGGCTCTGCGAGTAATTTAAAGGGCGGCAGTAAAGTCACTTACCAAATGGACCCGGCCAACTCAGATGAAGCGTTACATGAAGTAGCGATGGATATCGAAGAGGGCGCTGATATGGTCATGGTGAAACCGGGCATGCCTTATCTTGATATCGTCCGCCGTGTTAAAGATGAGTTTGGTGTACCGACGTTTGCTTATCAAGTGAGTGGTGAATATGCGATGCATATGGCTGCTATTCAAAACGGTTGGTTAAAAGAGCAAGAGTGTGTTCTAGAGTCATTGTTATGCTTTAAACGTGCAGGTGCTGATGGCATCTTAACGTATTTTGCAAAACGCGTTGCGATATGGCTGAAAGAAAATAAAGCTTAA
- the rhlB gene encoding ATP-dependent RNA helicase RhlB, whose amino-acid sequence MSKKHLTEHKFSQFGLNADVLSGLEASGFEYCTPIQALSLPFAIQGKDVAGQAQTGTGKTIAFLAAIFHHLLKTPVAEDRPKNKPRAIILAPTRELAIQIHKDAIPIAKATGLKMGLVYGGESYDIQRENLANGVDIIIGTVGRIIDFEKQRAMDLSGVEALVLDEADRMLDQGFIKDIRYLMRKMPEPKQRLNLLFSATFTWDIRELAYQHMNEPEEVTVEAEKVTGSSITQELFHPSNDDKMALLQTLIEEEWPDRAIVFANTKHKCEEIWGHLAADKHRVGLLTGDIPQKKRNSILEQFTQGKLDILVATDVAARGLHIPLVSHVFNYDLPDNCGDYVHRIGRTGRAGETGHSISFACEKYIYNLPAIEEYIENAIPVCHYDKTALLTDLPRPIHTKRARPGNSRTMNDRSKTRRTGQRQHNTHNKSH is encoded by the coding sequence ATGAGCAAAAAACATCTTACAGAACATAAGTTCTCCCAGTTTGGCCTTAATGCCGACGTACTTTCTGGGTTAGAAGCGTCAGGCTTCGAATATTGTACACCAATTCAAGCACTTAGCTTGCCATTTGCCATTCAAGGTAAAGATGTCGCCGGTCAAGCACAGACAGGTACAGGCAAAACGATTGCATTTTTAGCCGCTATTTTCCATCATTTATTGAAAACACCCGTCGCTGAAGATCGTCCAAAAAATAAGCCTCGCGCTATTATCTTAGCGCCAACTCGCGAACTTGCAATTCAAATTCATAAAGACGCTATACCAATTGCCAAAGCAACAGGCCTTAAAATGGGTTTGGTTTATGGTGGTGAAAGCTACGATATTCAACGTGAAAACCTTGCCAACGGTGTTGATATCATTATTGGTACTGTGGGTCGAATCATTGACTTTGAAAAACAAAGAGCAATGGATTTATCTGGTGTTGAAGCATTAGTATTAGATGAAGCCGATCGCATGTTAGATCAAGGTTTTATTAAAGATATTCGTTATCTTATGCGTAAAATGCCTGAACCAAAACAACGTCTAAACTTACTGTTTTCAGCTACTTTTACTTGGGATATTCGTGAACTTGCTTATCAGCACATGAATGAACCAGAAGAAGTTACTGTAGAAGCAGAAAAAGTAACGGGCAGCAGTATTACTCAAGAGCTATTTCACCCGTCAAATGATGACAAAATGGCGCTATTACAAACGTTAATCGAAGAAGAATGGCCAGACCGTGCCATTGTATTTGCCAATACTAAACACAAATGCGAAGAGATCTGGGGCCACCTTGCTGCAGATAAACATCGTGTTGGTTTGTTAACTGGTGATATTCCGCAGAAGAAACGTAACAGTATTCTTGAACAGTTTACCCAAGGTAAATTAGACATCCTAGTGGCAACTGATGTAGCAGCACGTGGTCTACATATTCCATTAGTAAGTCATGTGTTTAACTACGATCTACCCGATAATTGTGGTGATTACGTGCACCGTATTGGCCGTACTGGTCGTGCTGGTGAAACTGGTCATTCAATTAGTTTTGCGTGTGAAAAATACATTTATAATTTACCCGCGATTGAAGAATATATTGAAAACGCGATCCCGGTTTGTCATTACGATAAAACCGCATTATTAACGGACTTACCACGACCAATCCACACTAAACGTGCACGTCCAGGTAATTCACGCACCATGAATGATCGTAGTAAAACCCGTCGCACTGGCCAACGTCAGCATAATACGCATAACAAAAGCCATTAA
- a CDS encoding TatD family hydrolase, with amino-acid sequence MKKQELIDIGVNLTNAAFHNDLPDVIERASAQGVRRLIVTGTDIAESQLAYQLTQDYPQQLYATAGIHPHDARHATDESWQQIRTLALHDSVVAIGECGLDFNRDFSPRPMQEAAFAKQLELAAELNMPVFMHERDANERFIAILKEYRSALPAAVLHCFTGSASDLAACLELDLHIGITGWICDERRGADLYQLVRDIPANRLMLETDAPYLLPRDLKPKPKSRRNEPCHLPHVAETIARARGEDIDTLLSRSLHVTEQFFQLPKL; translated from the coding sequence ATGAAGAAGCAGGAACTGATTGATATTGGCGTTAATTTAACAAACGCTGCTTTTCACAACGATTTACCTGATGTTATTGAACGCGCCTCTGCCCAAGGGGTGCGTCGTTTAATTGTTACTGGCACGGATATCGCCGAAAGCCAGCTTGCCTATCAACTTACTCAAGATTACCCTCAACAACTTTATGCTACCGCCGGTATTCACCCACACGATGCACGTCATGCTACGGATGAAAGTTGGCAGCAAATTAGAACGTTAGCTCTGCACGACAGTGTTGTGGCTATTGGTGAGTGTGGTCTTGATTTTAACCGCGATTTTTCTCCCCGACCAATGCAAGAAGCCGCTTTTGCCAAGCAGTTAGAGCTTGCTGCAGAATTAAATATGCCAGTCTTTATGCATGAGCGCGATGCTAACGAACGCTTTATCGCGATCTTGAAAGAATATCGTTCTGCGTTACCCGCTGCTGTACTGCACTGTTTCACCGGTTCTGCGAGCGATCTTGCAGCCTGTCTAGAGCTAGATTTACATATTGGTATTACTGGCTGGATCTGCGATGAACGCCGCGGTGCGGATTTATATCAACTGGTACGAGACATACCTGCTAACCGGTTAATGTTAGAAACCGATGCGCCCTATTTATTACCCCGAGATTTGAAACCTAAACCAAAATCTCGCCGTAATGAACCTTGCCATCTACCGCACGTGGCTGAAACGATTGCCAGAGCGCGAGGTGAGGATATCGACACCTTACTTAGCCGTAGTTTACACGTGACGGAACAGTTTTTTCAGCTACCTAAGCTGTGA
- the tatA gene encoding twin-arginine translocase TatA/TatE family subunit: MGGISVTQLIIIAVIILLLFGTKKLRNVGGDLGAAVKGFKKAMGDDAKDTKAENKVLEETNAVKTDVTKETTETKKDKEQA; encoded by the coding sequence ATGGGCGGAATCAGTGTTACTCAGTTAATTATCATTGCTGTAATTATTCTTTTGTTGTTTGGAACTAAGAAGTTACGTAATGTTGGTGGTGATTTAGGTGCGGCAGTTAAAGGCTTCAAAAAAGCCATGGGTGACGACGCTAAAGATACCAAAGCAGAAAATAAAGTATTAGAAGAGACGAACGCAGTAAAAACAGACGTAACTAAAGAAACAACCGAAACAAAAAAAGATAAAGAACAGGCGTAA
- a CDS encoding TetR/AcrR family transcriptional regulator produces MTKSKRTLILDGALALFTINGFHGTSTAAIAREAKVATGTLFHHFATKEALIEALYFEVKKEFAQALLQKNDPDSPFPLTDIWVNGVTWLVSQPQKMAFILLCSHSLYFDKKIQLAIWQEVLGFFTQLLNAGIKSGTVKDLPIPYLLTTCESILLSTASYVYALPAVDQKAAINSSINVIVDAISVQGADIHLLTR; encoded by the coding sequence ATGACTAAATCAAAAAGAACACTGATCTTGGATGGCGCATTAGCGTTATTCACGATCAATGGTTTTCATGGTACCTCGACAGCGGCGATTGCCCGTGAAGCAAAAGTCGCTACGGGTACCTTATTTCATCACTTTGCGACTAAGGAAGCTTTAATCGAAGCCTTATATTTCGAAGTGAAAAAAGAATTTGCGCAGGCGCTGTTACAAAAAAATGACCCTGATTCACCCTTTCCATTAACGGATATCTGGGTTAATGGAGTGACTTGGTTAGTCAGTCAGCCACAAAAAATGGCGTTTATTCTATTGTGCAGCCATTCGCTGTATTTTGATAAAAAAATCCAATTGGCGATATGGCAAGAAGTGTTAGGCTTTTTTACCCAATTGCTTAATGCGGGTATTAAAAGTGGCACGGTTAAGGATTTACCTATTCCTTATCTACTCACCACCTGTGAAAGTATCCTCTTATCCACGGCGAGTTATGTGTATGCATTACCAGCGGTAGATCAAAAGGCTGCGATTAATTCGTCAATTAATGTAATTGTTGATGCTATTTCAGTACAAGGTGCTGATATTCACTTACTCACGCGGTAA
- the gppA gene encoding guanosine-5'-triphosphate,3'-diphosphate diphosphatase, with protein MSKKSSSNLYAVVDLGSNSFHMLVVREVNNSLQTVAKVKRKVRLAAGLDTDNNLDQAALQRGWDCLSLFAEQLQDIPTANIRIVGTATLRLANNVAIFLATAEKILAHPVNIISGEQEAALIYKGVAYTSSGQGNRLVVDIGGASTELIIGEQAQAKLLYSFKMGCVTWLNNYFSDGKLNQHNFTQAIDAAKAVLTPQQEKYLILGWDTCIGASGTIQALQEIMVAQGENEQITLAKLQRIQQQAIACGDIENLNIKGLASDRKPVFTSGLAILTALFESLAINNMFLAGGALREGVIYEMTGLRASHNVRQQTVNSLMVKHQLDIEQAHRVKSTALKAFDQSKMLISEDDAQAGPLLAYVSSLHEIGLSIDYKKAPQHAAYIIDNTDMLGFTKAQKKLLSALLINQRDELNLALLEQQSALSYAVALQLCRILRVSYSLALRRTDGTIPEFSFVLADDNSLQITLPKNWLSQHPLRAAALEIEQKLQAKHNLVLHIQEL; from the coding sequence GTGAGTAAAAAAAGTTCGTCAAATTTATATGCGGTGGTTGACCTTGGTTCAAACAGCTTTCATATGTTGGTTGTTCGTGAAGTTAACAATAGCCTACAAACTGTTGCTAAAGTTAAACGCAAAGTAAGACTTGCTGCCGGACTTGATACAGACAACAATCTTGATCAAGCGGCATTACAGCGCGGTTGGGATTGTTTAAGTTTGTTTGCTGAACAGTTACAGGATATTCCGACTGCGAATATTCGTATTGTTGGCACAGCGACATTGCGCTTAGCCAACAACGTAGCGATATTTCTGGCAACGGCAGAAAAAATATTGGCACATCCGGTAAATATTATTTCCGGAGAACAAGAAGCGGCACTTATCTACAAAGGCGTTGCCTATACCAGCAGTGGTCAAGGCAATCGTTTAGTTGTCGATATTGGTGGCGCCAGCACTGAACTCATTATTGGTGAACAAGCACAAGCTAAGTTACTTTATAGCTTTAAAATGGGTTGTGTTACTTGGTTAAATAACTACTTTTCCGACGGTAAGCTCAATCAACACAACTTTACGCAGGCAATTGATGCGGCCAAAGCGGTGTTGACCCCTCAGCAAGAAAAGTATTTAATCTTAGGCTGGGATACCTGTATCGGTGCGTCCGGTACCATCCAAGCCCTACAAGAAATTATGGTTGCACAAGGTGAAAACGAACAAATAACCTTAGCAAAGCTACAGCGGATCCAACAACAAGCCATTGCTTGTGGCGATATTGAAAACCTCAATATTAAAGGCTTAGCTAGCGATAGAAAGCCAGTTTTCACCAGTGGTTTAGCTATTCTTACCGCGTTATTTGAAAGCCTAGCTATTAATAATATGTTTTTAGCTGGCGGCGCGTTAAGAGAAGGTGTGATTTACGAAATGACCGGACTGCGAGCCAGTCACAATGTACGTCAACAAACCGTGAATAGCTTGATGGTGAAACATCAACTGGACATAGAACAAGCTCACCGCGTTAAAAGTACGGCATTAAAAGCCTTCGATCAAAGTAAAATGCTTATTTCAGAAGATGATGCCCAAGCAGGTCCTTTACTTGCTTACGTCAGCAGCTTACATGAGATTGGTCTCTCCATTGATTATAAGAAAGCCCCGCAACACGCTGCTTACATTATTGATAATACTGACATGCTAGGTTTCACCAAAGCCCAAAAAAAATTACTTTCGGCTTTATTGATAAACCAACGCGATGAACTCAACTTAGCCTTACTAGAACAGCAGTCAGCATTAAGTTACGCTGTTGCCCTACAGTTATGCCGTATTTTAAGAGTATCTTACTCGTTAGCACTACGTCGTACCGACGGAACTATCCCAGAATTTTCATTTGTATTAGCAGACGATAACAGTCTGCAAATAACACTGCCTAAAAACTGGTTATCACAGCACCCGCTGCGCGCAGCTGCATTAGAAATTGAGCAAAAGCTACAAGCTAAACACAATTTAGTATTACACATTCAAGAGCTATAA
- the tatC gene encoding twin-arginine translocase subunit TatC has protein sequence MAADPNTQPLITHLIELRDRLLRASAAIIVVFLSLVYFANDIYQLVSAPLIAQLPAGTSMIATDVATPFFTPIKLTLVASSFIAIPWVLYQVWAFIAPGLYKHEKKLIAPLVISSALLFYLGIAFSYFIVFPLAFEFFAGVAPEGVTFAPDISSYLDFVLKIFFAFGLAFEIPIATLVLCWTGATTPDSLRKKRPYIVVAAFIMGMLLTPPDIISQTLLAIPMLLLFELGLLFSRFYVKQDEIEDEEAGTD, from the coding sequence ATGGCAGCAGATCCAAATACTCAGCCTTTGATTACCCATTTAATCGAGCTGAGGGATCGGTTATTGCGTGCGAGTGCCGCAATTATCGTAGTTTTTCTTTCTTTGGTGTACTTTGCGAATGATATTTATCAGCTAGTTTCTGCGCCTTTGATTGCGCAATTACCGGCTGGTACGAGTATGATTGCAACGGATGTCGCGACTCCATTTTTTACACCGATAAAGCTAACCTTGGTTGCGTCTTCGTTTATCGCTATTCCTTGGGTGCTATACCAAGTATGGGCTTTTATTGCGCCTGGCTTGTATAAACATGAGAAGAAATTAATTGCGCCACTGGTGATTAGTAGTGCGTTACTGTTTTATCTGGGTATCGCTTTTTCTTATTTTATCGTGTTCCCTCTCGCATTCGAATTTTTTGCAGGCGTTGCGCCAGAAGGGGTAACCTTTGCCCCTGATATTAGCAGTTACCTTGATTTTGTCTTGAAGATATTTTTTGCTTTTGGTTTGGCATTTGAAATTCCAATCGCCACATTAGTATTATGCTGGACAGGTGCGACAACGCCTGACAGTTTACGCAAGAAACGTCCTTATATTGTGGTTGCTGCCTTTATTATGGGCATGTTATTAACACCACCAGACATTATCTCACAAACATTATTAGCCATCCCGATGTTGCTATTGTTTGAGTTAGGTTTATTATTTTCTCGTTTTTACGTTAAACAGGACGAGATAGAAGATGAAGAAGCAGGAACTGATTGA
- a CDS encoding coniferyl aldehyde dehydrogenase, which translates to MSVAEIKTNDSDSIAEITAMEQVFTSQKQAYLAQTEWDLAERKKRLTQFKAAFLANKEALVTAVSEDYGHRSRYDTLIADILPTVAQFNYTLSRLAKWMKPTRRSPGLLLAPASVTIHYQPVGVVGIVVPWNFPINLAIVPLITSIAAGNRAMLKMSEFTPKTNQVLKQIITSIFDSKDVSIVEGEMALSAAFTKLPFDHLLFTGSTVVGKHVMRAAADNLTPVTLELGGKSPVIVAPDIDIKVAVNRIMLGKSLNAGQICVAPDYILCPRAKVDEFVSEYRNEFNRRYPAAMQNDDYTNIVDDRQYGRLKSWLEDAKQKGAKVETMQDGSSCDDQKHRMLPHLLLETSDDMQLMQDEIFGPLLPILPYDSIDDAIDYIKARPHPLALYIMSFDHATQQKIQRETISGGVSINDTIMQVAAEDAPFGGVGSAGMGHYHGIEGFRTFSKSKTILKQGKFHSTRFVHAPYGSLIQKIILKFFLR; encoded by the coding sequence ATGAGCGTAGCGGAAATCAAAACAAATGATAGCGATAGTATTGCTGAAATTACAGCGATGGAGCAGGTCTTTACTTCCCAAAAACAAGCCTATTTAGCCCAGACTGAATGGGATCTTGCCGAGCGTAAAAAGCGTTTAACGCAATTTAAAGCCGCTTTTCTCGCGAATAAAGAGGCATTAGTGACAGCTGTGTCTGAAGATTATGGCCACCGTTCTCGTTACGATACTTTGATCGCCGATATTTTACCGACAGTAGCACAATTTAATTATACCCTATCGCGCTTAGCTAAGTGGATGAAACCGACCCGACGTAGTCCTGGATTATTATTAGCACCAGCAAGTGTCACTATCCATTATCAGCCTGTTGGTGTTGTTGGTATCGTCGTGCCTTGGAATTTCCCTATTAATTTGGCCATCGTGCCACTGATTACCAGTATTGCTGCGGGTAACCGGGCAATGCTTAAAATGTCGGAATTCACCCCGAAAACTAACCAAGTATTAAAGCAGATCATTACCTCGATATTTGATAGTAAAGACGTGAGTATTGTTGAAGGTGAAATGGCCTTGTCTGCTGCTTTTACTAAACTGCCTTTTGATCATTTATTATTTACTGGTTCGACAGTTGTAGGTAAACACGTTATGCGCGCCGCTGCCGATAACCTAACGCCCGTGACGCTTGAATTAGGTGGTAAGTCTCCTGTCATTGTTGCCCCTGATATTGATATCAAAGTCGCTGTTAATCGTATCATGCTGGGTAAAAGTTTAAATGCCGGTCAGATCTGTGTTGCGCCTGATTATATTCTTTGCCCACGTGCGAAAGTTGATGAGTTTGTTAGCGAATATCGCAATGAATTTAATCGTCGCTACCCAGCTGCAATGCAGAATGATGACTATACGAACATTGTAGATGATCGCCAATATGGCCGCCTTAAATCATGGTTAGAAGATGCGAAACAAAAGGGCGCCAAAGTTGAAACCATGCAAGATGGTAGCAGCTGTGACGATCAAAAGCATCGGATGCTACCGCATTTATTGTTAGAGACAAGTGATGATATGCAGCTAATGCAGGATGAAATATTTGGTCCATTACTGCCAATCTTGCCTTATGATTCGATTGATGATGCGATCGATTATATTAAAGCGCGTCCACACCCGTTAGCGTTATATATTATGAGTTTTGATCATGCGACTCAACAAAAAATTCAACGCGAGACTATTTCTGGTGGTGTCTCAATCAATGATACAATCATGCAGGTTGCAGCTGAAGATGCGCCGTTTGGGGGTGTCGGTTCAGCAGGTATGGGCCATTACCATGGTATCGAAGGTTTCCGTACGTTTTCAAAATCAAAAACGATATTGAAACAAGGTAAATTCCATTCAACGCGCTTTGTTCACGCACCCTATGGCAGTTTAATACAAAAGATAATTTTGAAATTTTTCTTGAGATAA
- the tatB gene encoding Sec-independent protein translocase protein TatB has protein sequence MFDIGFWEIVVISVLGLLVLGPERLPVAIRTVSTWVKTIKGAANSVKDELSHELKIQEMHDNLKKAEQQGMNNISPELQDSIDSLRDAAASVTRPYADADSSTTTSTSTVEQAPKIAEQAIEQDKK, from the coding sequence ATGTTTGATATCGGATTTTGGGAAATTGTGGTTATTTCAGTTCTGGGCCTATTAGTATTAGGGCCAGAGCGTTTACCTGTGGCTATACGAACGGTAAGCACTTGGGTGAAAACCATCAAAGGGGCTGCTAACTCAGTGAAAGACGAATTGTCACATGAATTGAAAATTCAAGAAATGCATGACAATCTGAAAAAAGCCGAGCAGCAAGGCATGAATAATATTAGCCCCGAACTGCAAGACTCTATTGATTCTTTACGCGATGCAGCTGCCTCGGTGACACGTCCCTATGCGGATGCCGATTCATCGACTACGACCTCAACATCGACGGTTGAGCAAGCGCCTAAAATAGCAGAACAGGCTATCGAACAGGATAAAAAATAA